From the Cohaesibacter sp. ES.047 genome, one window contains:
- a CDS encoding response regulator: MPMQTILIVDDDESDQFICQYTIRKFDASIKTISAYDGQEALGILRETTPDAIILDINMPIMNGFEFLARYEADFDHHVPVVAMLTSSVLGKDQEQAMQYDFVRTFFEKPLTMDHLQKMKELLA, encoded by the coding sequence ATGCCGATGCAGACCATCCTGATCGTTGATGACGATGAATCCGATCAATTTATTTGTCAGTACACAATCCGCAAATTTGATGCCTCCATCAAAACGATATCCGCTTACGATGGTCAGGAAGCGCTTGGAATTCTGCGTGAGACCACACCTGATGCGATCATTCTCGACATCAACATGCCGATTATGAACGGCTTCGAATTCCTTGCCCGTTACGAGGCTGACTTTGACCACCATGTCCCCGTGGTGGCGATGCTGACCAGCTCAGTCCTCGGTAAGGATCAAGAGCAAGCCATGCAATATGATTTCGTCCGAACCTTTTTCGAAAAGCCTCTGACGATGGATCATCTGCAGAAGATGAAAGAGCTGCTCGCGTGA
- a CDS encoding creatininase family protein encodes MKRYWLELTSPEHASLPDSTLAILPVAAVEQHGPHLPVGTDCLINNGIVARALAKLADDIPAVVLPLQQVGASQEHLDYAGSLAHPAPELMQSWTRVLDCAVQSTGLKRVLLFNSHGGQSGLLAAVALDQRVRHNNLGAYATWFDAGYPEGLFTEEEIRTGFHGGDIETSMMLALHPELVRMDKAADFHPAVGEIEAGTKQLSANPSAGRVGGLGWKAQDLNLEGVTGNASLASAQKGEILLDHAATCLAELIADLTQHPMPDGLWPPARYRA; translated from the coding sequence ATGAAACGCTACTGGCTTGAACTCACCTCGCCCGAACATGCGAGCCTTCCGGACAGCACACTCGCCATCCTGCCGGTCGCTGCGGTGGAGCAGCATGGACCGCATCTGCCGGTTGGCACAGACTGTCTGATCAACAACGGCATCGTTGCAAGGGCGCTTGCCAAACTGGCCGATGACATTCCCGCTGTCGTTCTGCCTCTGCAACAGGTTGGTGCCTCGCAGGAACATCTGGACTATGCGGGCTCCCTCGCCCATCCCGCACCCGAGTTGATGCAATCATGGACCCGTGTTCTTGATTGCGCCGTTCAGTCAACCGGGCTCAAGCGGGTTCTTCTGTTCAACAGCCACGGTGGTCAGTCAGGCCTGCTCGCCGCGGTCGCTCTCGATCAGAGAGTTCGGCACAATAATCTGGGAGCCTATGCCACATGGTTTGACGCTGGTTACCCGGAAGGCCTCTTCACCGAGGAGGAAATCCGCACCGGCTTTCACGGCGGAGATATCGAGACCTCGATGATGCTCGCACTGCATCCCGAACTCGTCAGGATGGACAAGGCTGCCGATTTCCATCCGGCGGTCGGCGAGATCGAAGCAGGAACGAAGCAACTGTCCGCCAATCCATCCGCGGGCCGCGTCGGCGGACTTGGCTGGAAGGCACAGGATCTCAATCTGGAAGGCGTGACCGGCAATGCATCCCTCGCCAGTGCCCAGAAAGGCGAGATCCTTCTTGATCATGCGGCTACATGCCTTGCCGAGTTGATCGCCGATCTCACCCAGCACCCGATGCCCGACGGCCTCTGGCCACCCGCACGCTATCGGGCGTAA
- a CDS encoding nucleoside phosphorylase has protein sequence MSEDYPYLKSMPHFIRDGVPLLTGFKRDRIAPYVVLAVKDPLVVGEGAGEDALASALDGAEISAQTGLFTTLTGRYQGAPISIVSGGSGSPEAELALMDLFNHTDCTTVIRIGGCGAWSEKVGVGDVVITSGAVRDEGMTKAHVKAEYPAVADWQVVAAMKAAADEVGHPYHIGITRSGDSEYCGWGKPGPGGYLQEEHKGIIDYWRRAGILNTDRESAAILTLCSLYGRRGGAVCSVGDNVVTGEVHKSGSGQTAAIKVGLAALARLFKEDTHG, from the coding sequence ATGAGCGAAGATTATCCTTACCTGAAAAGCATGCCGCATTTCATCCGCGATGGGGTGCCGCTCTTGACCGGCTTCAAGCGCGACCGGATCGCTCCTTATGTGGTGCTGGCGGTGAAAGACCCACTCGTCGTTGGAGAGGGTGCCGGAGAAGATGCGCTTGCGAGCGCACTTGATGGCGCCGAGATCAGCGCCCAGACCGGCCTCTTCACCACTCTCACCGGTCGCTATCAGGGTGCACCCATCTCCATTGTTTCGGGTGGCTCTGGCTCGCCCGAGGCAGAACTTGCGCTGATGGATCTGTTCAATCACACCGATTGCACCACCGTTATTCGCATTGGCGGCTGCGGTGCATGGAGCGAAAAGGTCGGTGTGGGTGATGTCGTCATCACATCCGGTGCCGTGCGCGATGAAGGCATGACCAAGGCCCATGTGAAGGCCGAATATCCGGCCGTTGCGGACTGGCAGGTGGTCGCAGCAATGAAGGCCGCCGCGGATGAGGTCGGCCATCCCTATCACATTGGCATCACGCGATCGGGCGACAGCGAATATTGCGGTTGGGGCAAGCCCGGCCCCGGCGGCTACCTGCAGGAAGAGCACAAGGGCATCATCGACTATTGGCGTCGCGCAGGCATCCTCAACACCGACCGCGAGAGCGCGGCCATTCTGACCTTGTGCAGCCTTTATGGACGCCGTGGCGGAGCGGTCTGCTCTGTCGGCGACAATGTGGTCACCGGCGAGGTGCACAAGTCCGGCTCCGGCCAGACTGCGGCCATCAAGGTCGGTCTTGCTGCTCTTGCCCGCCTCTTCAAGGAAGACACCCATGGCTGA
- a CDS encoding carbohydrate kinase family protein: MSRGAIYCLGPLVLDRILQVDDLPGHDEKAFIKAKEERAGGPPLNCAHALAQLGEDARLVSIIGDDTDGKTLLQWLADQDMSTEAVEVDMEAGTASATIIVDRTGEKAILIDPMPMSMLNAIGESIEFQAGDCVIANFYQPEAIARTFSRAGALGLDRMIDLELPEIERWGWKAMEMVLPYASLVVTNRQVLEAWMTHAGKEAPVEDAALEFARFLSGYGERRVVITLGADGLVASNGAEEIRLSALKVTPRNTTGAGDVFLAGLTTALRRGRTFDRALIFATTCSGTFLESGCCDFKMAEYRMKDVHQKAQDS, encoded by the coding sequence ATGAGCCGGGGAGCCATCTATTGTCTCGGCCCGCTTGTGCTGGACAGGATCCTTCAGGTCGATGATCTGCCCGGCCACGACGAGAAGGCCTTTATCAAGGCCAAGGAAGAAAGAGCGGGCGGACCGCCGCTCAATTGTGCGCACGCCCTTGCCCAGCTCGGCGAGGATGCACGGCTGGTCTCCATCATCGGCGACGACACCGACGGTAAAACCCTGCTGCAATGGCTCGCCGACCAGGACATGAGCACAGAAGCCGTCGAGGTGGATATGGAGGCGGGCACGGCGTCTGCGACAATCATCGTCGACCGCACGGGCGAGAAGGCCATCCTCATTGATCCGATGCCGATGTCCATGCTGAATGCCATCGGAGAGAGCATCGAGTTTCAAGCTGGTGACTGCGTCATTGCCAACTTCTACCAGCCCGAAGCCATAGCCCGCACCTTCAGTCGCGCCGGGGCTCTCGGGCTTGACCGGATGATTGATCTGGAACTGCCGGAGATTGAACGCTGGGGCTGGAAGGCCATGGAAATGGTCCTGCCCTATGCGTCACTTGTGGTCACCAACCGGCAGGTGCTCGAGGCATGGATGACCCATGCCGGAAAAGAAGCCCCTGTCGAGGACGCAGCGTTGGAATTCGCCCGCTTCCTGTCCGGTTATGGCGAGCGGCGCGTGGTCATCACACTTGGAGCCGATGGTCTTGTGGCGAGCAATGGGGCGGAAGAAATCCGCCTGTCCGCCCTCAAGGTCACGCCACGCAACACGACCGGGGCTGGCGATGTCTTTCTGGCCGGGCTGACCACGGCCCTGCGACGCGGACGGACGTTTGACCGCGCCCTCATCTTTGCAACCACCTGCTCGGGCACTTTCCTTGAAAGCGGTTGCTGCGACTTCAAAATGGCTGAATACCGGATGAAAGACGTTCATCAGAAAGCTCAAGACTCATGA
- a CDS encoding aldo/keto reductase, whose translation MKRRKLSEGFEVSALGLGCMGMSEFYGPRDDETSLKVLGEAVSRGVDFLDTADMYGPHHNEELLGHFLSQSGTRAQLKIATKFGIVRKPGEYARSLDMSPAYARRACEASLKRLGVERIDLYYVHRVNSNQDIEDTMGELSRLVEEGKIDRIGLCEVSAATLRRAHAVHPVTALQTEYSLWSRGVEAEILPACRELGIGFVPYSPLGRGFLTGRFQQAEKFGDGDSRSFLPRFQETALRQNMRIVEAVQTIAHQKGCTSGQVALAWLLAQGDDIVPIPGTKRLSYLIENVAASSVNLTASDLQTLDDILSTIPVTGERYTEEGMKGVNA comes from the coding sequence ATGAAAAGACGCAAGCTGTCAGAGGGGTTCGAAGTATCGGCTCTGGGACTGGGATGTATGGGAATGAGCGAGTTTTACGGACCAAGGGATGACGAGACCTCGCTTAAGGTGCTGGGCGAAGCGGTGTCCCGTGGTGTCGACTTCCTCGATACCGCCGACATGTACGGCCCCCATCACAACGAGGAACTGCTGGGGCATTTTCTATCGCAGAGCGGCACCCGCGCGCAGTTGAAGATTGCGACCAAGTTCGGCATTGTTCGCAAACCCGGCGAATACGCCCGCAGTCTGGACATGAGCCCTGCTTATGCACGGCGTGCCTGCGAAGCGTCGTTGAAACGTCTCGGAGTGGAGCGGATCGATCTGTATTATGTTCACCGGGTGAACTCGAACCAGGACATCGAGGACACGATGGGTGAATTGTCGCGATTGGTCGAGGAAGGCAAGATTGACCGGATCGGTCTTTGCGAGGTGAGCGCCGCCACGTTGCGTCGTGCTCATGCGGTACACCCCGTGACGGCCTTACAGACGGAGTATTCGCTCTGGTCGCGCGGTGTCGAAGCAGAGATACTGCCAGCCTGTCGTGAACTCGGCATCGGCTTTGTCCCCTATTCGCCGCTCGGACGGGGGTTCCTGACCGGCCGCTTCCAGCAGGCGGAAAAATTCGGGGATGGGGATTCCCGCAGCTTCCTGCCGCGGTTTCAGGAAACCGCCTTGCGCCAGAACATGCGGATCGTGGAAGCCGTGCAGACCATTGCGCACCAGAAAGGGTGCACCTCTGGCCAAGTTGCCCTCGCATGGCTGCTTGCGCAGGGAGACGACATTGTACCCATCCCCGGCACCAAGCGGTTGAGCTACCTCATTGAGAACGTCGCGGCTTCAAGTGTGAACCTGACGGCGTCCGATTTGCAAACTCTGGACGACATATTGTCCACTATCCCGGTGACCGGTGAACGCTATACCGAAGAAGGCATGAAGGGCGTCAACGCTTAG
- a CDS encoding PAS domain S-box protein encodes MGIGLVCLVIGTIIIGIWSWQLEEVAQSFPIILAMQFNTALCLVLLGIAFMLAVKRVTLLVYAMTACVALISGLTLYQYPSGISLGIDTLFIEPFVTIGAIAPGRMAPNTAICFLLTAVGISIPRIQFANYSRLALGFCVLGIAIIALLGYVIRLDRAHDWVGPARMSPHTSIGFLVLGLGLVYLGTERGRGHFKLIASSVSVVAYLAVLIITYLEFSAEEARLNLRFTAGGGADVQQTLSSLVLISGILYLGLTGYAFWYSQRYGRSAESLAESEAQLAAIIDNAVDGIISIDTSGTILSANRACKDIFGFTRAEMIGQNIKMLMPKRYSDEHDSYLDNYHRTHEAKIIGIGRELEGLRKDGTEFPLELAVSRIDLPNRVIYTGIVRDITDRKRTMVELLEANAELEEFTYRTSHDLRSPIASSIGLVRIAKELLRDREYGELANTLVRLESNFRRMDMLIQNIIEVARTRLMVEGFEPISVRAVIDEALDDLSHMEGFSEMAIHVDIDPDLRIISKPIKLQMIVCNLLSNAIKYRDPQEPTSELNISVRNERGAVRIAFADNGLGIPPEARPNLFEMFKRFHPDKAFGSGLGLYIMKKSTESLGGTVTFEPQQKGCLFVVVLPKGDKHADADHPDR; translated from the coding sequence ATGGGAATCGGTCTGGTATGCCTCGTGATCGGTACGATCATCATCGGCATCTGGTCTTGGCAGCTTGAAGAGGTTGCTCAAAGCTTCCCAATCATTTTAGCGATGCAATTCAATACGGCATTATGCCTTGTGCTGTTGGGCATAGCCTTCATGCTCGCGGTCAAACGGGTTACCCTGCTGGTCTATGCAATGACCGCATGCGTCGCTCTTATCTCTGGCTTAACGCTGTACCAATATCCAAGCGGCATTTCTCTTGGCATCGATACCCTTTTCATTGAACCGTTTGTCACAATCGGGGCTATTGCACCGGGTAGGATGGCGCCCAATACAGCAATTTGCTTTTTGTTGACTGCTGTCGGTATCAGCATCCCCCGCATTCAATTTGCCAATTACAGTCGGTTGGCTCTGGGATTTTGCGTCCTCGGCATCGCCATAATTGCGCTTCTTGGCTATGTCATTCGCCTTGACCGTGCCCATGACTGGGTCGGTCCGGCGCGCATGTCGCCGCACACGAGCATCGGATTTCTGGTTCTTGGTCTGGGGCTGGTCTATCTGGGCACCGAGCGTGGTCGTGGCCATTTCAAGCTGATTGCTTCATCGGTTTCCGTTGTGGCCTATCTCGCTGTATTGATCATCACATACCTTGAGTTCAGCGCTGAGGAAGCGCGGCTCAATCTGCGATTTACAGCCGGCGGCGGCGCAGACGTGCAGCAGACGCTGTCATCACTCGTGCTGATTTCCGGCATCCTCTATCTGGGACTCACTGGATATGCCTTCTGGTATTCGCAGCGCTATGGCCGGAGCGCGGAGTCGTTGGCGGAAAGCGAGGCGCAACTGGCCGCCATAATCGACAATGCCGTCGATGGCATCATCTCGATTGATACAAGCGGTACCATCCTGAGCGCCAACCGTGCTTGCAAAGACATCTTCGGGTTCACGCGCGCCGAAATGATCGGTCAGAATATCAAGATGCTGATGCCAAAACGCTATAGTGACGAGCATGACAGTTACCTCGACAACTACCACCGCACCCATGAGGCAAAGATCATCGGAATTGGCCGAGAGCTGGAAGGCTTGAGAAAGGACGGAACAGAGTTTCCGCTCGAACTGGCGGTGTCTCGTATCGATTTGCCAAACCGGGTCATCTACACCGGTATCGTGCGCGACATAACCGACCGCAAGCGGACGATGGTCGAGCTGCTTGAAGCCAACGCAGAGCTTGAAGAATTCACCTACCGGACCTCGCATGATCTGCGCTCGCCTATCGCATCGTCAATCGGGCTGGTCCGCATCGCCAAGGAACTGTTACGTGACCGTGAGTATGGCGAGCTTGCCAACACTCTTGTTCGCCTCGAGAGTAATTTTCGACGGATGGACATGCTGATTCAGAACATTATCGAGGTTGCCCGTACCCGTCTGATGGTGGAAGGCTTTGAGCCGATCTCGGTGCGGGCCGTCATCGATGAAGCCCTTGATGATTTGTCCCATATGGAGGGATTCTCGGAAATGGCGATTCACGTCGACATCGATCCCGATTTGAGGATCATCAGCAAACCGATAAAGCTTCAGATGATCGTCTGCAATCTGCTATCCAATGCCATCAAGTACAGGGACCCGCAAGAGCCGACGTCGGAGCTGAACATTTCGGTCCGCAACGAAAGAGGGGCGGTCCGCATTGCCTTTGCAGACAATGGACTTGGCATCCCGCCTGAAGCCAGACCCAATCTCTTTGAAATGTTCAAGCGGTTCCATCCCGACAAGGCATTCGGCAGCGGACTGGGACTCTACATCATGAAGAAGAGCACAGAATCCCTTGGCGGGACCGTGACCTTTGAACCCCAACAAAAGGGCTGCCTGTTTGTCGTTGTGCTGCCCAAGGGAGATAAACATGCCGATGCAGACCATCCTGATCGTTGA
- a CDS encoding LysR family transcriptional regulator — protein MNGKRDTDGHLVWDDLRIFLAISREGTLSGAAKRLRLGLATVSRRMERLEASVGQPLFVRQQTGYRLTEDGTAMVERAEEMEATARSLTSGMAEKPEVSGRVRLATAENLATGLLLPKLPDFRAKYPRLTIDLVTDIATVNLHRRDADLALRMVKPDRGHVSLQSLGTLGYGLYASDSYLAQRASNADAAKFEADDFITWGEAQAHLPAAQWMESRLQGRAPVLSTSSVATQLAACRAGVGFAILPHFLARREGLICLDGELGIDQTIWLVTQSDLIRSRRIQVVAEFCRSIVRQHRDALATA, from the coding sequence GTGAACGGAAAACGCGATACAGATGGTCATCTCGTCTGGGACGATCTACGCATATTCTTGGCCATCAGTCGCGAAGGCACCTTGAGCGGCGCGGCCAAACGTCTGCGGCTTGGCCTGGCCACCGTATCGCGCCGCATGGAGCGGCTGGAGGCGTCTGTCGGACAGCCACTTTTCGTGCGTCAGCAAACAGGCTATCGCCTGACAGAAGACGGCACCGCGATGGTCGAACGCGCCGAGGAGATGGAAGCTACCGCGCGGTCCCTGACTTCCGGGATGGCGGAAAAACCAGAGGTCTCGGGGCGCGTCCGCTTGGCGACCGCCGAGAACCTTGCCACCGGTTTGCTCCTACCCAAACTGCCCGATTTCCGCGCCAAGTATCCACGACTGACAATTGACCTGGTGACGGATATCGCCACGGTGAACCTGCACCGCAGGGATGCCGACCTTGCGCTGCGCATGGTCAAGCCGGACCGAGGGCATGTGTCGCTTCAAAGTTTGGGCACGTTAGGCTACGGGCTATATGCCTCGGATAGCTATCTGGCGCAGAGGGCGAGCAACGCGGATGCGGCCAAATTCGAAGCGGATGACTTTATCACATGGGGCGAGGCACAGGCTCATTTGCCCGCCGCACAATGGATGGAGAGCCGCTTGCAAGGGCGCGCGCCAGTCCTGAGCACATCAAGCGTCGCGACGCAGCTTGCCGCCTGCCGTGCTGGGGTGGGATTTGCGATCCTGCCGCATTTCTTGGCGAGGCGGGAAGGGCTGATTTGTCTGGACGGTGAACTTGGTATCGATCAGACGATCTGGCTCGTCACCCAGTCCGATCTGATACGGTCACGCCGCATCCAAGTTGTCGCAGAATTCTGCCGCAGTATCGTCCGGCAGCATCGCGATGCGCTTGCAACTGCATGA
- a CDS encoding calcium:proton antiporter, with protein sequence MPELQRPKSRFASFHALKKEWFLGIGWGSSAIFWAWSGSLFRGMDNTAWLVGLFLFLFLMVLGCAVNVVRHAEHISKRLGEPYGTLVLTLSITAIEVMSISAVMMHGENNPTLVRDTLYSVVMIVLGGMVGLSLLVGAIFHREQTFNLQGANAYLGVIVPLAAFSLILPNLTHTTDGPTLSTGQQILVGGMSAALFATFLLIQTGRHRSYFAPPIDDEVIEAGEKPKLLPHVLLLICYMLPVVYLVEQLAVPIDYIVEALHPPHIVGGVVMAILVAAPEAIGGVKAAVQNRLQLSVNIFLGSVLATIGLSVPIMLIFSNIVGLELTLGLSGPDMLLLGTILAVSTITFSSGKTHLLQGVVHILLFVAFIMLAFDG encoded by the coding sequence ATGCCCGAACTCCAAAGACCGAAATCGCGTTTTGCCAGTTTTCATGCCCTGAAAAAAGAATGGTTTTTAGGCATTGGCTGGGGAAGCTCCGCCATTTTCTGGGCTTGGTCTGGCAGTTTGTTTCGTGGAATGGACAACACGGCCTGGCTTGTCGGGCTGTTTCTCTTTCTGTTTCTGATGGTGCTTGGTTGTGCGGTCAACGTCGTACGCCACGCAGAACATATCTCCAAGCGTCTTGGAGAACCTTATGGGACGCTCGTCCTCACGCTCTCGATTACAGCAATAGAAGTGATGAGCATCTCGGCGGTCATGATGCACGGAGAGAACAACCCGACATTGGTGCGTGATACGCTGTATTCCGTTGTCATGATTGTTCTGGGCGGAATGGTCGGGCTATCGTTGTTGGTCGGGGCTATTTTTCACCGTGAACAAACGTTCAATCTTCAAGGAGCCAACGCCTATCTTGGGGTAATTGTGCCGCTAGCGGCATTCAGCCTGATCCTGCCCAATCTTACGCACACCACCGATGGCCCCACCCTTTCAACCGGCCAACAGATTTTGGTCGGCGGAATGTCCGCTGCATTGTTCGCGACATTTCTCCTGATTCAGACCGGGCGACATCGATCCTATTTCGCACCGCCTATTGATGATGAAGTCATTGAAGCGGGTGAAAAGCCAAAGTTGCTGCCGCATGTCTTGTTGCTAATCTGCTATATGCTCCCCGTGGTCTATCTGGTTGAGCAATTGGCTGTGCCCATCGACTATATTGTCGAGGCACTTCACCCTCCACATATTGTCGGGGGTGTTGTCATGGCGATTTTGGTCGCGGCACCGGAAGCCATTGGCGGCGTCAAAGCTGCGGTTCAAAACAGGCTTCAGTTGTCGGTGAATATTTTTCTAGGGTCCGTTTTGGCGACGATCGGGCTTTCAGTGCCGATCATGCTTATCTTCTCAAACATCGTGGGTCTTGAGTTGACATTGGGGCTGAGTGGCCCGGATATGCTTTTGCTTGGTACAATCCTCGCGGTCTCCACCATCACTTTCTCAAGTGGCAAAACGCATCTGTTGCAAGGTGTCGTCCATATCTTGCTGTTTGTGGCCTTCATCATGCTTGCTTTTGACGGGTGA
- a CDS encoding ABC transporter ATP-binding protein: MADHPMRRNHLLIENVMKSYGGPEPALKSVSLDVSEGEFLALLGPSGCGKTTLLKIIAGLEEPTQGSMALAGEGLDTIPTYKRDIGIVFQSYALFPHMTVDANIRFGLDMRGMQGAEADERVAEVLDLVKLEGLGKRMPNELSGGQQQRVALARALAIRPKLLLLDEPLSNLDAVLRKNVRVDIRELHERIGLTTVMVTHDQEEAMSMADRVAVMANGYVLQHDTPEVIFEQPASAFIASFVGNPPAILLPVAQRGTDGYALAGAPFSPSSSTKSVFDQLEGRTAEMALRADQLSFADASEGMVAGEVHSSEYVGGSWLAHVAIGEHRIAVQSRDKPSHFGAPAHLRFEPSQTLLFDPDSGDRMDLS; encoded by the coding sequence ATGGCTGATCATCCCATGCGCCGCAATCATCTGCTGATCGAGAATGTGATGAAGTCTTATGGCGGTCCGGAACCGGCACTCAAGAGCGTGTCGCTTGATGTTTCCGAAGGTGAGTTCCTTGCCTTGCTCGGGCCATCTGGCTGCGGCAAGACCACCCTATTGAAGATCATCGCCGGACTGGAAGAGCCGACACAAGGCTCGATGGCCCTTGCGGGCGAAGGTCTCGACACCATTCCGACCTACAAACGCGATATCGGCATCGTGTTCCAGTCCTATGCGCTGTTCCCGCATATGACCGTGGATGCCAACATCCGCTTCGGCCTCGACATGCGCGGCATGCAGGGCGCGGAAGCCGACGAGCGGGTCGCCGAGGTACTGGACCTGGTCAAACTGGAAGGCCTTGGCAAGCGGATGCCCAATGAGCTTTCCGGTGGCCAGCAGCAGCGGGTCGCCCTTGCCCGCGCTCTTGCCATCCGTCCCAAGCTGTTGTTGCTTGACGAGCCGCTCTCCAACCTCGACGCGGTGCTGCGCAAGAATGTCCGTGTTGACATCCGCGAGCTGCATGAGCGGATCGGCCTCACCACCGTGATGGTTACTCATGATCAGGAAGAGGCCATGAGCATGGCGGACCGGGTGGCCGTGATGGCCAACGGCTATGTCCTGCAACACGACACGCCGGAAGTCATTTTCGAGCAGCCAGCCTCGGCCTTCATTGCCAGCTTTGTGGGCAATCCGCCTGCGATCCTGCTGCCGGTAGCGCAGCGAGGGACCGATGGGTATGCCCTCGCAGGCGCGCCCTTCTCGCCCTCCTCCTCCACAAAGTCGGTTTTCGACCAGCTCGAGGGCAGGACTGCCGAGATGGCCTTGCGGGCGGACCAGCTGTCCTTCGCCGATGCTTCTGAGGGCATGGTCGCAGGGGAAGTGCATTCGAGCGAATATGTGGGCGGTTCGTGGCTCGCCCATGTGGCAATCGGCGAGCATCGCATCGCGGTTCAATCCCGCGATAAACCATCCCATTTCGGCGCTCCGGCACATTTGCGTTTCGAGCCATCTCAGACCCTGTTGTTTGATCCCGATAGCGGTGACAGGATGGATCTGTCATGA
- a CDS encoding ADP-ribosylglycohydrolase family protein, protein MTLSIDPKSIEGVLAAACVGDALGAATECMHPQDILEVFGGPVTSFQHPPQKSPFAKGLAPGRLTDDATQMLAMAKRLIGLSKAPASADAIAGFIDWSHDEEMFQRFAGPTTRIAVESMRAGAAVEDVATPATYSCMFGTSNGGAMRAPTAGCAAAGDIDEAVRLACLLSSPTHNTQIAYAGASAIAAAIAAGLGGAAAMSLEEAALQGARLGEEQAKISGRIVGGAGVFRRIDLAFEIGNKYHGDLEAARSELTEVVGNGVAMAEAVPHAFGLVKAADGNAWGAITAAVNGGNDSDTIAMFAGSIAAAWKGTGSIPGALIEEVAAVNQLDLAGVAAGLAAFNQRFIQEV, encoded by the coding sequence ATGACCCTATCCATTGATCCCAAATCCATTGAAGGCGTCCTCGCCGCGGCCTGCGTGGGCGATGCGCTTGGCGCAGCTACCGAATGCATGCACCCGCAGGATATTCTTGAGGTGTTTGGCGGTCCGGTGACCAGTTTTCAGCATCCGCCGCAAAAATCCCCTTTTGCCAAGGGCCTTGCACCGGGCAGGCTGACCGACGACGCCACCCAGATGCTGGCCATGGCCAAGCGCCTGATCGGCCTCAGCAAGGCGCCGGCTTCTGCCGATGCGATTGCCGGCTTCATCGACTGGTCCCACGACGAGGAGATGTTCCAGCGCTTTGCCGGCCCCACAACCCGCATCGCGGTGGAATCCATGCGCGCCGGAGCCGCGGTTGAGGATGTCGCTACACCCGCGACCTATTCGTGCATGTTCGGTACGTCAAACGGCGGGGCGATGCGTGCGCCGACTGCCGGATGCGCAGCAGCTGGCGACATTGACGAGGCTGTGCGGCTTGCCTGTCTGTTGTCCTCGCCCACCCACAACACCCAGATTGCCTATGCGGGTGCCTCCGCAATCGCCGCCGCCATCGCAGCGGGCCTTGGCGGCGCTGCGGCCATGAGCCTTGAAGAGGCCGCCCTTCAGGGTGCACGCCTAGGCGAAGAACAGGCAAAGATAAGCGGACGCATTGTCGGTGGTGCCGGTGTGTTTCGCCGCATCGATCTGGCCTTCGAGATTGGCAACAAGTATCACGGCGATCTCGAAGCGGCGCGAAGCGAACTGACCGAAGTGGTCGGCAATGGCGTCGCCATGGCCGAAGCGGTCCCTCATGCCTTCGGCCTCGTCAAGGCGGCGGATGGCAATGCCTGGGGCGCCATCACCGCCGCAGTCAACGGCGGCAATGACAGTGACACGATCGCGATGTTCGCCGGGTCAATTGCAGCCGCCTGGAAAGGAACCGGGAGCATTCCGGGAGCCTTGATCGAGGAAGTCGCCGCCGTCAACCAGCTTGACCTTGCGGGTGTTGCTGCCGGGCTTGCTGCCTTCAACCAACGCTTCATTCAGGAGGTCTGA